In one window of Littorina saxatilis isolate snail1 linkage group LG11, US_GU_Lsax_2.0, whole genome shotgun sequence DNA:
- the LOC138980235 gene encoding DNA-directed RNA polymerase III subunit RPC10-like: protein MLMFCPICANVLVVEEGNNCYRFACNTCPYIRNMTRKLTSRRYPKLKEVDDVLGGADAWKNVDNTEANCPKESCENDRAYFMQIQTRSADEPMTTFYKCCKCGHRWKDG from the exons ATGTTGATGTTTTGTCCGATCTGTGCCAATGTACTGGTGGTGGAAGAAGGGAACAACTGCTATCGTTTTGCGTGTAACACCTGTCCTTACATCAGAAACATGACCAGAAAG CTCACATCACGGAGATATCCAAAGCTGAAGGAGGTGGACGATGTACTGGGAGGGGCAGACGCCTGGAAGAATGTGGACAACACAGAGG CTAACTGTCCCAAGGAGAGCTGTGAGAACGACAGAGCGTACTTCATGCAGATTCAAACAAGATCAGCAGATGAACCCATGACCACATTTTACAAGTGTTGTAAATGCGGCCATAGATGGAAAGACGGTTGA